The following proteins come from a genomic window of Paenibacillus spongiae:
- a CDS encoding GNAT family N-acetyltransferase, translating into MNIAGIRYEHFSEKDCNAARELLSFDADAGEDILRVLAEEPELFIAAFIGDKLIALAQVNEPASQSYLTVFVDPQFRRQGIGSSMVKYAETELRAGGTQKVRSSFRAGHQSSLAFARKLGYDKYFSSALMQRTGDPFPLEELPVRLYTDEDYLASQSLYATAFHEMRVRVGCFPDSVIAKPSEKERRVWKEDAENRFVFEINGEIVAYSHLSGNELSSISVRTDFQSLGIGKKFVMYLCNEIYQRGSAKVDLWCVVGNYARNLYDSLGFKEKYMKEFMRKTL; encoded by the coding sequence ATGAATATAGCAGGTATCCGATACGAACACTTCAGTGAAAAAGATTGTAATGCAGCAAGAGAATTATTAAGCTTTGACGCCGACGCGGGTGAAGACATCCTTCGGGTGCTTGCTGAAGAACCTGAATTGTTTATTGCCGCGTTTATCGGGGATAAGCTTATTGCACTGGCTCAAGTGAACGAACCTGCATCTCAGTCCTATTTAACTGTGTTTGTCGATCCACAGTTTCGCAGGCAAGGAATCGGTTCTTCAATGGTAAAGTATGCTGAAACCGAATTGCGGGCGGGCGGAACCCAAAAAGTCAGGAGTTCCTTTCGTGCTGGTCATCAATCGTCTCTTGCGTTTGCGCGCAAGCTCGGTTATGACAAATACTTTTCATCGGCTTTAATGCAGCGAACCGGCGATCCCTTTCCCTTGGAGGAGCTACCGGTGAGGCTGTATACGGACGAGGACTATCTTGCCAGTCAGTCGCTGTATGCCACAGCGTTTCATGAAATGCGCGTCCGTGTCGGCTGCTTTCCCGATTCTGTGATTGCTAAGCCCAGTGAAAAAGAACGAAGAGTATGGAAAGAGGATGCGGAGAACCGATTTGTCTTCGAAATAAATGGGGAAATCGTCGCTTATAGCCACCTTTCTGGTAATGAACTCAGCAGTATTTCCGTCCGTACTGACTTTCAGAGCCTTGGGATCGGAAAAAAGTTTGTTATGTATTTATGCAACGAGATCTATCAACGCGGCAGTGCAAAAGTCGACCTTTGGTGTGTAGTCGGGAATTATGCCAGAAATCTATATGACAGCCTTGGCTTTAAAGAAAAGTATATGAAGGAATTCATGCGGAAAACGCTGTAA
- the fabV gene encoding enoyl-ACP reductase FabV: MIIKPRTRGFICTTSHPVGCARQVEEQIHYIKGKPAIRGPQNVLVIGASTGYGLSARIAAAFGAGANTIGVYRTSAGSEKRTASAGWYNSAAFEEEARKLGLKSYSVTGDAFDDETKDHVIKVIRQELGQVDLVVYSVATARRNDPSTGEVVNSVLKPIGLPYTNKTVNFHTGEVTSITIEPATEEEIKHTVAVMGGDDWEHWMTRLQDAGVLAEGVKTVAFSYIGSDITQAVYRQGSIGRAKDDLEATADRLTDKLSTIHGQAYVTVSKALVTQSSSAIPVVPLYIAALYKVMKEKGLHEGSIEQMYRLFSDRLYNGGETPVDEKGRIRIDDWELREDVQDEVKRIWEMVTTDNIHDISDLDGYRREFFQLFGFETQDVDYEVDVNPDVQVLNLR; the protein is encoded by the coding sequence ATGATTATTAAACCTAGAACACGCGGCTTCATCTGCACAACCTCCCATCCGGTAGGATGTGCACGTCAAGTCGAGGAACAGATCCATTACATCAAAGGCAAGCCTGCTATTCGTGGCCCACAGAACGTGCTTGTCATTGGCGCTTCCACGGGATACGGCTTGTCCGCCCGGATCGCAGCAGCTTTTGGTGCAGGCGCAAACACGATCGGGGTATACCGGACAAGCGCTGGCAGCGAGAAGCGTACCGCCTCTGCCGGCTGGTACAACTCTGCCGCGTTCGAAGAGGAAGCCCGGAAGCTTGGCCTGAAATCCTACAGCGTAACCGGTGACGCCTTCGACGACGAGACCAAGGACCATGTCATCAAGGTCATCCGTCAGGAGCTGGGCCAGGTGGATCTGGTCGTCTACAGTGTCGCTACCGCGCGCCGCAATGATCCTAGCACAGGTGAAGTAGTAAACTCCGTTCTGAAGCCGATCGGTCTGCCCTATACCAACAAAACCGTCAACTTCCACACCGGTGAAGTCACGAGCATTACGATTGAGCCAGCTACTGAAGAGGAGATCAAGCATACTGTCGCCGTAATGGGCGGCGATGATTGGGAACACTGGATGACCCGGCTGCAGGATGCTGGCGTGCTGGCTGAAGGCGTCAAAACGGTCGCTTTCTCCTACATCGGCTCGGACATTACCCAGGCCGTATACCGACAAGGCTCCATCGGCCGTGCGAAGGACGATCTGGAAGCGACCGCTGACCGCTTGACCGACAAGCTGAGCACCATTCATGGACAGGCTTATGTAACCGTCAGCAAGGCGCTTGTCACCCAGTCCAGCTCCGCCATTCCGGTGGTGCCGCTGTACATCGCCGCTCTCTACAAGGTGATGAAGGAAAAAGGCCTGCACGAAGGAAGCATCGAGCAGATGTACCGGTTGTTTTCCGACCGTCTGTATAATGGCGGCGAAACACCGGTTGACGAGAAGGGACGCATCCGGATTGATGATTGGGAGCTGCGTGAGGATGTGCAGGACGAGGTCAAGCGGATATGGGAAATGGTGACTACCGACAATATTCACGATATCTCCGACCTTGACGGCTACCGTCGTGAATTCTTCCAGCTGTTCGGCTTCGAGACTCAAGACGTTGACTACGAGGTCGATGTGAATCCTGATGTACAGGTGCTGAACCTGCGTTAA
- a CDS encoding dihydrofolate reductase family protein encodes MAKLIYAANVSLDGFIEDERGNIEWTISDDEVFAFWTDFERPIGTYLYGRRLYESMVYWETASAKPGDQPEVMREFAQIWRAAEKTVYSRTLQAVSSARTRIEREFDPDAIRGLKETSGADITIGGPELAGQAMSAGLIDECHLLLNPIVLGGGKRALPDNLRMRLELLGERRFRSGVVHLHYRVIV; translated from the coding sequence ATGGCTAAACTGATCTACGCTGCTAACGTATCTTTGGACGGTTTCATTGAGGACGAGCGCGGCAATATCGAGTGGACGATCTCCGATGACGAGGTGTTTGCGTTCTGGACTGACTTCGAGCGGCCGATTGGCACCTACCTATACGGGCGTCGATTGTACGAGTCGATGGTGTACTGGGAGACGGCGAGCGCCAAGCCCGGCGATCAACCGGAGGTAATGCGGGAATTCGCGCAGATCTGGCGAGCGGCTGAGAAGACCGTGTATTCCCGGACGCTTCAGGCGGTTTCAAGCGCAAGGACTAGGATCGAGCGCGAATTCGATCCTGATGCGATCCGGGGGCTGAAGGAGACTTCAGGAGCCGACATTACGATTGGCGGCCCCGAGCTTGCTGGGCAGGCGATGAGCGCGGGACTGATCGACGAGTGTCATCTGCTTCTTAATCCGATCGTCTTGGGTGGAGGTAAGCGAGCATTGCCGGACAACCTCCGCATGCGGCTCGAGCTGCTCGGTGAGCGCCGCTTCCGAAGCGGCGTTGTTCATCTTCACTACCGCGTGATCGTCTGA
- a CDS encoding cyclase family protein, translating into MIDLSLPIADGMPVYPGDPEVKVKVAHTYECHSWELRQLSMGSHTGTHVDAPSHMHPGASTLDELPLERFFGASRVARIEDQTWPEGRGLFFADSVGLECFDRLAALRPPFVGGELSEELERALLGIGIVTYTGLQGLDRLPGGTDFMFYGFPLRIVCGDGSPVRAVAVVEAEPAGHGMNA; encoded by the coding sequence GTGATCGATTTGTCGTTGCCGATTGCGGACGGCATGCCCGTTTATCCCGGAGATCCTGAGGTAAAAGTCAAGGTAGCACACACATACGAGTGTCACTCCTGGGAGCTGCGGCAGCTTTCGATGGGTAGCCATACCGGAACACACGTGGACGCGCCTTCACACATGCACCCCGGTGCCTCGACTTTGGATGAGCTGCCATTGGAGCGATTTTTCGGAGCATCGCGCGTAGCACGGATCGAAGACCAGACTTGGCCGGAAGGCCGGGGGCTGTTTTTCGCCGATTCCGTCGGGCTAGAATGCTTTGACCGACTCGCTGCGCTGCGACCACCGTTCGTCGGCGGCGAACTGTCTGAAGAATTGGAGCGGGCGTTATTGGGAATCGGAATTGTGACGTATACGGGGCTTCAGGGATTGGATCGTCTTCCCGGCGGAACCGACTTTATGTTTTACGGATTTCCTCTGCGCATTGTCTGTGGCGACGGGTCCCCGGTTCGGGCCGTTGCGGTGGTGGAGGCTGAACCGGCTGGGCATGGAATGAACGCATAA
- a CDS encoding PQQ-dependent sugar dehydrogenase — MIKVKVSLRPIVSKLNLPTVLKTTILPGDSIESLLIATQVGEIFYIRNEAIRTFLDISPRIIKLGASSGGYDERGLLGLAFHPDFYYNGFFYLHYSVAGTQGPGALSGAPLESFKPNPCDPRTLNLRWTNRETQYDHIDTVEEWILQPNGQPQKRRTLLNIRRPFLNHNGVNSLNFSPETGKLVLTTGDGGSGYDPFNLSQDDMEIAGKIIEIDVVKNTWIDNPPVVTRFNELPVLIQETLTVIAKGVRNIPGISYQRIYNQYIKYVGIVGQDLVESIYSFVHHKPIPVTKLIQASLMNSEPDQEEFINFGWRGWEGAIPTSMIRGCSANPPMNEITMAYYNDAINTSVRRLQPLTSYFHKDPRPDKFGGTALTGVQPYMGNGIPALTGSVVFTDLARDEESHPPVRGVLAYTRVKTDCKRNDFSVIEIDYNFGTQSAYYVSLGTNLDQTKLYLGVYGSMKVADFNQGTVFEIVS; from the coding sequence TTGATAAAAGTTAAGGTTAGTTTGCGGCCCATTGTAAGTAAGTTAAATTTACCCACTGTTTTGAAAACAACTATACTTCCGGGTGATTCAATTGAAAGCTTACTTATTGCAACCCAGGTAGGGGAGATCTTTTATATACGAAACGAAGCGATAAGGACTTTTTTAGATATTAGCCCGCGAATCATAAAACTAGGTGCTTCTAGTGGAGGTTATGATGAACGGGGATTGCTTGGGCTAGCGTTTCATCCCGATTTTTATTATAACGGTTTTTTCTATCTTCATTATTCAGTAGCCGGAACACAGGGCCCAGGTGCTCTTTCAGGTGCCCCTCTTGAATCTTTTAAGCCTAACCCGTGTGATCCCAGAACTTTAAACCTAAGGTGGACAAATAGAGAAACTCAATATGATCATATTGATACAGTTGAAGAATGGATTTTACAACCGAATGGTCAACCTCAAAAACGGCGGACATTACTTAACATAAGAAGACCATTTCTAAATCATAATGGTGTCAATAGCTTAAACTTTTCACCTGAAACAGGGAAACTTGTTTTAACAACCGGAGACGGTGGATCAGGCTATGATCCATTCAATTTAAGTCAAGACGATATGGAAATCGCCGGAAAAATTATTGAAATTGATGTAGTTAAGAATACATGGATTGATAATCCACCCGTAGTTACACGCTTTAATGAGCTACCCGTACTTATTCAAGAAACGCTTACGGTAATTGCCAAAGGGGTTCGCAATATACCGGGCATTTCATATCAAAGGATATATAATCAGTATATCAAATATGTGGGAATTGTCGGACAAGATTTGGTAGAGTCGATTTATTCATTCGTTCATCATAAACCAATACCGGTTACCAAGCTTATTCAAGCTTCTTTGATGAATTCTGAACCTGACCAAGAAGAATTTATTAACTTTGGCTGGCGAGGGTGGGAAGGTGCTATTCCTACTTCGATGATAAGGGGCTGCTCTGCAAATCCACCTATGAATGAGATAACAATGGCTTATTACAATGATGCAATAAATACTTCAGTGAGGCGTCTTCAGCCTTTAACTAGTTATTTTCATAAAGATCCCCGACCTGATAAATTTGGAGGAACTGCACTTACAGGAGTCCAGCCATATATGGGGAATGGAATCCCCGCTTTAACGGGAAGCGTTGTGTTTACCGACCTTGCCCGGGATGAAGAATCTCACCCTCCAGTTAGAGGAGTTTTAGCTTATACCAGGGTAAAAACAGATTGTAAACGAAATGATTTTAGTGTTATTGAAATCGATTATAATTTTGGTACTCAATCCGCTTATTATGTTAGTTTGGGAACGAATCTGGATCAAACCAAACTATATTTAGGAGTTTATGGCTCTATGAAAGTGGCTGATTTTAACCAAGGTACCGTTTTTGAAATTGTTTCATAA
- a CDS encoding DUF998 domain-containing protein: MKERRRLLPPWQSGREKAAHSEKARSGTEALLRVGMAIPFLYFGIPAIAAPFYPGYSFIRNTASHLGSNHAVYPLPVNAAIILLGIATLIAAFGFLRAFLRLGTHPFLAWLTSIAVFSNGLGTLLSGIFPSPDPRHGGGIWGIGTFLLPLIFAIVLWKQSDSRIWKGYLAANLLLFAIMIPIMSGMVEIDKSMIRGLLQRILAFTAFTPIGVGAYMLQKRLWSKRQAGSNGLEK; encoded by the coding sequence ATGAAAGAGAGGAGACGTTTATTACCTCCGTGGCAGAGCGGCCGTGAAAAAGCCGCACATTCGGAGAAGGCGCGGAGCGGTACGGAAGCTTTGCTTCGCGTGGGTATGGCGATCCCGTTTCTTTATTTCGGTATCCCCGCCATCGCCGCACCGTTTTACCCGGGTTATAGCTTTATAAGGAATACCGCAAGCCATCTCGGCTCCAATCATGCCGTCTACCCGTTGCCGGTTAATGCGGCGATCATTTTGCTCGGCATCGCGACCCTAATTGCTGCATTCGGTTTTTTGCGTGCGTTCCTGCGTCTTGGAACCCACCCATTCTTGGCGTGGCTCACGTCGATAGCCGTTTTTTCGAACGGGCTCGGAACTCTATTATCGGGAATATTCCCGAGTCCCGACCCGAGACATGGCGGAGGAATTTGGGGGATCGGCACGTTCCTGCTGCCGCTTATTTTTGCCATCGTATTATGGAAACAAAGCGATTCGCGGATTTGGAAAGGTTACCTCGCCGCCAATCTCTTGTTGTTTGCGATTATGATTCCAATCATGAGCGGAATGGTGGAAATCGACAAATCCATGATCAGGGGACTGCTGCAACGAATACTGGCATTTACGGCTTTTACCCCGATTGGAGTAGGCGCCTATATGCTCCAAAAGCGGCTTTGGTCGAAGCGGCAAGCCGGTTCAAACGGTCTCGAGAAATAA
- a CDS encoding VOC family protein encodes MCGWLIDKFGVSWQIIPKHFSEMICNPDPERSERVMKALLQTKAKINMKSLEQAYEV; translated from the coding sequence GTGTGCGGTTGGTTGATAGACAAGTTCGGAGTATCGTGGCAGATCATCCCAAAGCATTTTTCAGAGATGATATGCAACCCCGATCCAGAAAGATCCGAAAGAGTGATGAAGGCATTGCTTCAAACGAAAGCTAAAATCAATATGAAATCGTTAGAGCAAGCATACGAGGTATAA
- a CDS encoding sensor histidine kinase, translating into MTLTVRQKIFVYMGLIVLIIGGAHAVTKHAYMESAFDQFRKEEISASYLNATPGEQIEILKTYVSGKMREFELGNWVFFIATGLFVSLLISGVLTLPLRKLVAAIERVAQGDLDVNVPVQSKDEYGKVIQSFNDMTLRLREAEDARRRLVADVAHELRTPLSIMQLKLENAQQTGQNVPPDMLLRLHDEVIRLGLLVEDLHVLSLAEAGRLALDCKPLDLSAILEQVVDDVKMEAEENGLEMRFYSNTMPVTVMADARRITQVFINLLTNAIRYTMEGGKISVAIEDKVLDRNAVYACVSVTDTGIGIPPEELAHLFDRFYRVEKARSRHSGGTGLGLSIAHHFVRAHGGFIRVASEPDQGTTFTVYLPLVN; encoded by the coding sequence ATGACGTTGACGGTACGCCAAAAAATATTTGTCTACATGGGACTGATCGTTCTTATTATCGGCGGCGCTCATGCCGTAACCAAACATGCTTACATGGAGTCTGCGTTCGATCAATTTCGTAAGGAAGAAATCAGCGCATCATATTTGAACGCAACGCCCGGGGAACAAATCGAGATCTTGAAGACTTACGTTTCAGGTAAGATGCGGGAATTTGAGCTTGGAAATTGGGTATTTTTCATAGCGACCGGCCTATTCGTCAGTTTATTGATTTCGGGGGTGCTGACGCTGCCGCTTCGAAAGCTCGTTGCTGCTATCGAACGCGTTGCGCAGGGGGATTTGGACGTGAACGTTCCTGTACAATCAAAAGACGAATACGGTAAAGTAATCCAGTCATTCAACGACATGACGCTTCGCCTCCGTGAAGCTGAGGACGCCCGCAGGCGGTTGGTAGCTGATGTCGCTCATGAGCTTCGAACGCCGCTGTCTATCATGCAGCTAAAATTAGAAAATGCCCAGCAGACCGGTCAAAACGTCCCTCCGGACATGCTGCTTAGACTCCATGACGAAGTCATTCGCTTAGGCCTGCTTGTGGAAGATCTTCATGTCTTGTCGCTAGCTGAGGCGGGCCGGTTGGCATTGGATTGCAAACCGCTCGATCTGTCGGCAATACTTGAACAAGTCGTTGATGATGTGAAAATGGAGGCTGAGGAGAACGGACTGGAAATGCGCTTCTATTCGAATACGATGCCGGTAACGGTGATGGCCGACGCGAGGCGGATCACGCAAGTGTTCATCAATTTGTTGACTAATGCAATCCGCTACACGATGGAAGGCGGAAAGATATCGGTTGCAATTGAAGACAAGGTCCTGGATCGGAATGCAGTCTATGCATGTGTCTCCGTGACAGACACCGGCATCGGTATTCCGCCCGAAGAACTGGCCCACCTGTTCGATCGTTTTTATCGCGTGGAAAAGGCCCGTTCGCGGCATTCAGGCGGAACGGGGCTCGGATTATCGATCGCTCATCATTTTGTCAGAGCCCACGGCGGGTTCATCCGCGTCGCGAGTGAGCCTGATCAAGGTACGACATTTACCGTTTATTTGCCGCTGGTTAATTGA
- a CDS encoding response regulator transcription factor has translation MEPKLLLVEDEPGMLEEMQTYLQREGFRVLTACTGKEALTIARSERPDLVVLDWMLPEKSGIDVCRELRQISHCGIIMVTARSDESDKIVGLEIGADDYLTKPFSLRELASRIRALLRRLRGPEDKSMFLERDNLIISEAKCQVFKDGQEIQLTPTEFKILYTLAARPGMVFSRLQLLKSALADEYMGYERTMDSHIRNLRRKLGDDPANPRYIQTVYGFGYRFGE, from the coding sequence ATGGAACCGAAATTGTTGCTTGTGGAGGACGAACCGGGCATGCTTGAGGAGATGCAAACCTATCTGCAACGGGAAGGTTTTCGGGTATTGACCGCCTGTACCGGCAAGGAAGCGCTCACGATTGCCCGGTCTGAACGGCCTGATCTCGTCGTGCTTGATTGGATGCTCCCCGAGAAAAGCGGCATTGATGTATGCCGCGAATTAAGGCAAATCTCGCATTGCGGTATAATTATGGTCACAGCCCGATCGGATGAATCGGATAAAATCGTCGGTCTGGAAATCGGCGCGGACGATTATTTGACGAAGCCGTTCAGCTTGCGCGAGCTCGCTTCGCGCATCCGAGCTTTACTTCGCCGCTTGCGCGGTCCTGAAGACAAATCGATGTTCTTGGAAAGAGACAACCTGATCATTTCCGAGGCCAAATGTCAGGTTTTCAAGGATGGCCAGGAGATCCAACTGACACCGACGGAATTCAAAATTTTGTACACGTTGGCTGCGCGTCCCGGAATGGTTTTCAGCCGCTTGCAATTATTAAAATCCGCCCTTGCGGACGAATATATGGGATACGAAAGAACGATGGATTCCCATATCCGGAATCTTCGCCGCAAGCTGGGAGACGATCCGGCCAATCCTCGTTATATTCAGACGGTATACGGATTCGGTTACCGATTCGGTGAATAA
- a CDS encoding DUF6223 family protein: MKMKLVSFVIVGTLLLVPTIASAAVTDGDVGYGVATPGRIWATIDAVLGLISAILAGLSLARSAGCFGTGSGRRGAIGAAVVGIIVIVYAVLHLTIFTGDFGTGSGRAGAIIAIVMGLISMVLGGLALTRSRRTG, from the coding sequence ATGAAAATGAAGCTAGTTTCATTCGTAATAGTTGGTACACTTCTACTTGTACCAACTATTGCCTCTGCTGCAGTGACCGACGGTGATGTTGGATATGGAGTAGCCACCCCCGGACGAATCTGGGCCACGATAGACGCGGTGCTGGGGCTGATTAGCGCGATCCTCGCTGGGCTGTCTCTGGCTCGCTCCGCAGGATGTTTCGGCACCGGCAGCGGGCGACGCGGAGCCATCGGAGCCGCCGTGGTGGGGATAATCGTCATAGTTTACGCAGTGCTGCATCTGACCATTTTCACTGGAGATTTCGGTACCGGCAGCGGGCGAGCCGGGGCCATCATTGCCATCGTGATGGGGCTGATCAGCATGGTCCTAGGTGGGTTGGCTCTGACCCGCTCCCGCCGCACCGGCTAA
- a CDS encoding serine hydrolase domain-containing protein, which yields MRVRIVTIILCCLFFFPLFSSARIEGSMQVERSETSVFSEVDAYIAREMKRQRLPGLALAIVQGDRILYLKGYGRADLSGRPVTPETPFGIGSIGKSITAMAVLQLAEIGKIDLDAPIQRYISSKYIGAEFITVRQLLNQTSGFSQISTFSNTLSSINDQEQDALEKNAIAYAEKFLKKTKQTTHPYMYSNANYVLLGYIVQQVSGQSYGDYVKEHVFSPLSMHDSFVTLDEAAEHGLATPYRRTFGYNVAYDGPYIFIPGDAPAGYLYSSANDMSHYLIAQINGGRFEDYSVLSSEGTRLMQTEPMPGTYAMGWMTDRINGLPVIGQPGGSIGFQAQTYIVPEQQLGVIVFANVLDAIDAAWPKTHVITTTHIASGVINLLNEQPVGGSFLSISQKYLLMNGLMFVLSAWVLYTTARTAKRCLWPWKPHHSSHTGISIKVKSKIVLEFAGLFIILILSMTQVMPVWHIATIYQPDVILWLKTMTVLMALKGSMEIIRLVRSIRHEKTSKLNY from the coding sequence GTGAGAGTGAGAATTGTAACCATCATTCTGTGCTGTCTGTTTTTCTTCCCACTATTCAGTTCAGCACGAATTGAGGGAAGCATGCAAGTAGAGCGATCTGAAACTTCAGTCTTCTCCGAAGTGGATGCGTATATTGCTCGCGAAATGAAACGACAGCGTCTTCCGGGGCTGGCTCTCGCGATTGTACAGGGTGATCGCATTCTTTACCTTAAGGGATATGGCCGAGCCGATTTATCGGGTCGACCCGTAACGCCCGAAACCCCATTTGGAATAGGTTCGATAGGCAAGTCGATTACGGCCATGGCCGTTCTGCAGCTTGCCGAAATAGGAAAAATCGACTTAGACGCGCCTATACAGCGCTATATTTCCAGTAAGTATATTGGTGCAGAGTTCATTACTGTACGTCAGTTACTTAATCAAACCAGCGGGTTCTCCCAAATCTCGACTTTTAGCAACACGCTGTCAAGCATCAACGATCAAGAGCAAGATGCTCTTGAGAAAAACGCCATTGCTTATGCGGAAAAGTTTTTAAAGAAAACCAAGCAAACCACCCATCCCTACATGTATTCGAACGCAAACTATGTACTGCTTGGCTATATCGTTCAACAAGTGTCCGGCCAGTCCTATGGCGACTATGTGAAGGAACATGTTTTCAGCCCTCTATCCATGCATGACAGCTTCGTTACGCTCGATGAAGCCGCTGAACACGGACTTGCTACACCCTATCGTCGGACATTTGGATACAACGTTGCCTATGATGGCCCCTATATCTTTATTCCAGGGGATGCGCCGGCGGGCTATCTCTATTCCAGCGCGAATGACATGAGCCATTACTTGATTGCCCAAATAAACGGCGGCCGATTCGAAGATTATTCCGTGCTCTCTTCGGAAGGCACGCGTCTGATGCAGACCGAACCTATGCCAGGGACGTACGCCATGGGTTGGATGACCGATCGCATTAACGGTTTACCTGTTATCGGTCAGCCGGGCGGCTCAATTGGCTTTCAAGCCCAAACTTATATTGTTCCGGAACAACAACTGGGAGTGATCGTGTTCGCTAACGTGCTTGACGCGATCGATGCCGCTTGGCCCAAAACACACGTCATTACAACTACCCACATCGCCTCCGGGGTTATAAACTTACTGAATGAACAACCGGTTGGAGGATCTTTCCTAAGCATTTCGCAGAAATACTTGCTTATGAATGGATTAATGTTCGTGCTTAGCGCATGGGTATTATACACGACCGCTCGAACCGCGAAGCGCTGCCTTTGGCCGTGGAAACCTCACCATTCTAGCCATACTGGAATATCTATTAAAGTGAAATCAAAAATTGTTCTGGAATTCGCAGGTCTGTTTATTATCCTAATATTGAGTATGACTCAAGTTATGCCGGTATGGCATATTGCAACAATCTATCAGCCGGATGTAATCCTTTGGCTGAAGACGATGACTGTACTTATGGCATTGAAGGGAAGCATGGAAATAATTCGATTGGTTCGGTCGATTCGGCATGAAAAAACATCAAAGTTGAATTATTGA
- a CDS encoding phosphotransferase enzyme family protein: MTYNEVVKIGDTYLLPLVSELYGMDGYEIKSVKAHTGGRNVVYTCEKEGADAKILRIAFLNDRSREDFLGEVEYIRYLFEHGGSVSDVFSSRKGNLLEEITHNDHTFFICLFKKAKGKMLAENNYLYREGTPITEYYYNCGKVLGKLHQISKGYTPVHRRYSFFDKYNAEYIDRLIPDSLFLLKEKLVQLLKTLEGLDRNRESFGMIHFDYNDGNYSIDFDTGQITVYDFDNSCFGWYMFDLASLWTNGVGWIQFEPDAGKRKKFMDDYFETVLAGYRSETKVENSMLDKLPLFIKLNLMERIIDEFECMRNNGEEPKCNEELSYCIKCLEDDIPYMGFFHEIYSCEEPFEYEERNI, encoded by the coding sequence ATGACTTATAACGAAGTTGTTAAAATCGGAGATACCTATTTACTTCCATTAGTATCAGAGCTGTACGGGATGGACGGTTATGAAATCAAGTCGGTTAAGGCTCATACCGGAGGGCGCAATGTCGTTTATACCTGTGAGAAAGAGGGCGCCGACGCGAAGATACTCAGAATCGCCTTCTTAAATGACAGAAGCCGGGAAGATTTTCTGGGAGAAGTTGAGTATATCAGGTATTTATTCGAGCATGGCGGCAGTGTCTCGGATGTATTCAGCTCCAGGAAGGGGAATCTGCTGGAAGAGATCACTCATAATGATCATACTTTTTTTATCTGCCTGTTTAAAAAGGCCAAGGGAAAAATGCTTGCGGAAAATAATTATCTGTACCGGGAAGGAACTCCAATTACCGAATATTATTATAATTGCGGTAAAGTCTTGGGAAAACTGCACCAAATATCGAAAGGGTATACTCCTGTCCATCGCCGGTATAGTTTTTTTGACAAATACAATGCCGAATATATCGATAGACTGATACCCGACTCCCTATTTCTGCTTAAGGAGAAGCTGGTACAACTTTTGAAAACCTTAGAAGGATTGGACAGGAACCGTGAGTCTTTCGGTATGATCCATTTTGATTACAACGACGGGAATTATTCGATCGATTTTGATACCGGGCAAATTACCGTCTATGATTTCGATAATTCATGTTTCGGTTGGTATATGTTTGACCTGGCAAGTCTCTGGACAAACGGAGTGGGCTGGATACAATTTGAACCAGATGCCGGTAAACGTAAAAAGTTTATGGATGATTATTTTGAAACCGTCCTCGCGGGATACAGATCCGAGACCAAGGTTGAAAACTCGATGTTGGATAAGTTGCCCTTATTTATCAAACTAAATCTCATGGAACGTATTATAGACGAATTCGAGTGTATGCGGAATAATGGTGAAGAGCCGAAATGTAATGAGGAGTTGTCATATTGCATAAAATGCCTGGAAGACGATATCCCATATATGGGATTTTTCCATGAAATTTACTCGTGTGAAGAACCCTTTGAGTATGAGGAACGAAATATTTAA